Proteins from a genomic interval of Rubinisphaera italica:
- a CDS encoding protocadherin: MVRQAFPIVLMSMLIACLSLDACWGRGFGGDDRTDGGGFRGGVGGDDRGVDERADLDREDGDREGGDDSEARDRNVSNYEAAGGSVDRSQLNTYHGLPSDSGTNHVNYTNRSNVYARPNDYNVNREAVKGPYGGYAAGGSVTGPDGNTAYRGAAVGPNGGTAATRGYDGANGVDSRQSAAVGPYGNAVAGTAVRGPNGGYAAGRAYSGRYGVGAGYAAATPAGRYAAGAAVRSNFNHWGYYRTGWYGEHPGAWYARGWAADSAWRWATWDSVSSWMAYEETTPIYYDYGNNITFENNNVYMNGQQIATANVYYNLAKELAMSGVNAQVSSDDQWMPLGVFALSQSDSQQSEITLQIAVNKAGIIRGNDTNDPTNQTHILQGAVDRKTQRAAFIEGTNYADVFDIGLCNLTKDEAPILLHFGPGKTETWQLTRLKQPGNQQ, translated from the coding sequence ATGGTTCGACAAGCATTTCCTATCGTCCTGATGTCGATGCTCATTGCGTGTCTCTCTCTAGACGCTTGCTGGGGGCGAGGCTTTGGCGGCGATGACCGTACTGACGGTGGAGGTTTTCGTGGTGGTGTCGGTGGGGACGATCGGGGTGTAGACGAACGTGCCGACCTGGATCGTGAAGATGGGGATCGTGAAGGCGGGGATGACTCAGAAGCCAGAGACCGAAATGTTTCCAATTATGAAGCCGCGGGTGGTTCAGTGGATCGCTCTCAACTCAACACCTACCACGGCCTTCCCTCAGACAGTGGAACCAATCATGTGAATTACACGAACCGATCGAACGTTTATGCCCGACCAAACGACTACAATGTCAACCGTGAAGCCGTAAAAGGACCGTATGGTGGCTACGCGGCTGGTGGAAGTGTCACTGGTCCAGATGGTAATACCGCTTATCGAGGAGCGGCGGTTGGCCCTAACGGAGGAACTGCAGCAACACGGGGATACGATGGCGCGAATGGTGTCGACTCCAGGCAAAGTGCCGCCGTCGGCCCTTATGGAAATGCAGTCGCTGGAACGGCTGTGCGAGGACCTAATGGTGGATATGCTGCAGGTCGAGCTTATTCGGGACGTTACGGCGTGGGTGCTGGTTACGCAGCAGCGACTCCAGCCGGTCGCTATGCAGCGGGTGCTGCTGTTCGCTCGAATTTCAATCACTGGGGATACTACCGAACGGGCTGGTATGGCGAGCATCCTGGAGCATGGTATGCAAGAGGCTGGGCAGCAGATTCTGCCTGGCGATGGGCCACATGGGATTCCGTTAGTTCCTGGATGGCATACGAAGAGACGACTCCCATTTATTACGACTATGGGAACAACATCACCTTCGAAAACAACAATGTCTACATGAATGGACAGCAGATTGCGACCGCGAATGTGTATTACAATCTTGCAAAAGAACTGGCCATGTCTGGAGTGAATGCTCAGGTTTCCAGTGATGATCAATGGATGCCTTTGGGAGTTTTCGCGTTGAGTCAGTCCGATTCGCAGCAATCCGAAATCACGCTGCAAATCGCTGTCAATAAAGCAGGTATTATTCGTGGAAATGATACGAATGATCCAACGAACCAGACACACATCTTACAGGGAGCTGTCGATCGGAAAACTCAGCGAGCAGCTTTTATTGAGGGAACAAATTACGCGGATGTCTTCGATATTGGTCTATGTAACCTGACGAAGGATGAAGCACCGATTCTCTTACACTTTGGGCCTGGAAAGACTGAGACCTGGCAACTGACCCGTCTGAAACAACCCGGCAATCAGCAATAA